The following coding sequences lie in one Patescibacteria group bacterium genomic window:
- the map gene encoding type I methionyl aminopeptidase — protein MNITIKTPEEIAILREGGKRLAEILHALAAEVHPGQTALALNALAEKLVKEGGDKSAFLNYKPYGANRPYPASLCVSINDEIVHGIPNESSKILKEGDIVSLDMGLVHKGLFTDMAVTVAVGKIDASAKKLLSVTESALAEGIAKARAGSRVGEISFAIESYIKSAGNYGIVEELAGHGVGYKVHEDPYVPNYGKRTSGPVLKPCMVLAIEPMVNEGGKQVLLAPDGYTYRTADGKRSAHFEKTIVITDGEAEILTQ, from the coding sequence CGCGAGGGTGGGAAACGTCTCGCGGAGATTTTGCATGCACTGGCCGCCGAAGTTCATCCGGGACAAACTGCACTCGCGTTGAACGCACTTGCCGAAAAATTGGTCAAGGAAGGCGGAGACAAATCTGCATTTCTTAATTACAAACCCTACGGCGCCAACCGTCCTTACCCAGCTTCGTTGTGTGTTTCGATTAACGATGAGATTGTTCACGGTATTCCAAATGAATCGTCTAAAATTTTGAAAGAAGGTGACATCGTGTCACTTGATATGGGTCTTGTTCACAAGGGATTATTCACCGATATGGCGGTGACCGTCGCCGTGGGGAAAATTGATGCGTCGGCCAAAAAACTTTTGTCAGTGACGGAAAGCGCGTTGGCGGAAGGCATTGCAAAAGCGCGAGCCGGTAGTCGCGTGGGAGAAATTAGTTTTGCCATTGAAAGTTACATTAAATCGGCCGGCAATTACGGCATTGTGGAAGAGCTTGCAGGACACGGCGTTGGCTACAAAGTGCACGAAGATCCCTATGTGCCAAACTACGGTAAGCGGACATCCGGGCCTGTTTTAAAGCCCTGTATGGTGCTTGCCATTGAACCCATGGTCAATGAGGGAGGCAAGCAGGTTCTTCTCGCACCGGACGGTTACACCTACAGAACAGCGGATGGCAAACGAAGTGCCCACTTTGAAAAAACAATTGTCATTACAGATGGAGAGGCGGAAATTTTAACTCAGTAA